A genomic stretch from Shewanella woodyi ATCC 51908 includes:
- a CDS encoding glutathione S-transferase N-terminal domain-containing protein yields MFIVRWFLGRIILLLNFIFTPKKRKRPQDEQTMIDAATEQLALYQYKACPFCVKVRRAMRRQSLNIATLDAKQDPHKSTLVSEGGQAKVPCLRIEENGEIRWMYESSDIINYLDKRFA; encoded by the coding sequence ATGTTTATTGTTCGTTGGTTTTTAGGTCGCATTATCTTACTGCTCAACTTTATCTTCACACCGAAGAAGCGTAAACGTCCTCAGGATGAGCAAACCATGATAGATGCAGCGACTGAGCAGTTAGCCCTATATCAATATAAAGCCTGTCCCTTTTGCGTAAAAGTACGTCGTGCAATGCGTAGACAAAGCTTAAACATTGCAACCTTAGATGCAAAACAAGATCCTCATAAAAGCACCTTAGTCAGCGAGGGTGGACAAGCAAAGGTCCCCTGCCTTCGTATCGAAGAGAATGGAGAGATACGTTGGATGTATGAGTCTTCAGATATCATCAACTATCTGGATAAACGATTCGCGTAA
- a CDS encoding CBS domain-containing protein: MSQRKVVRNSDVMTNKYVMVDGLHTVADAVKHAIEQDVKVLFVNKRHENDEFGIVLMSDIAKQVLAKDKAPERVNIYEIMLKPVFSVNAEMDVRYCARLFERFGISKAPVVENGEILGLVSYQDLVLKGMMAGL; this comes from the coding sequence ATGAGTCAGCGTAAAGTCGTTCGAAACTCAGATGTGATGACAAACAAGTATGTCATGGTCGATGGTCTTCATACCGTCGCTGATGCTGTCAAACATGCTATTGAGCAGGATGTAAAAGTTCTGTTTGTTAATAAACGCCATGAAAATGATGAGTTTGGTATTGTGTTGATGAGTGATATTGCTAAGCAAGTTTTGGCAAAAGATAAGGCTCCTGAGCGGGTCAATATCTATGAGATCATGCTAAAACCCGTTTTTTCAGTGAATGCTGAGATGGATGTACGTTACTGTGCGCGTTTGTTTGAACGCTTTGGGATCTCTAAGGCACCAGTGGTTGAAAATGGTGAGATTTTAGGTTTAGTGAGTTACCAAGATCTGGTGCTTAAAGGTATGATGGCGGGGCTATAA
- a CDS encoding P-II family nitrogen regulator, which translates to MRFKLIIAFIDDSTTNRILDAAREAGATGATVINHARGEGLEKKKTFMGLTLDVQRDVVLFLVEEHKSRVILETINRVGEFDTNPGQGIAIQIDVEDAVGVAHQVREISKDIEDQI; encoded by the coding sequence ATGCGTTTTAAACTCATTATTGCCTTTATCGATGATAGTACCACTAACCGTATCCTTGATGCGGCGAGAGAAGCGGGGGCGACAGGGGCAACCGTTATCAATCATGCTAGAGGTGAGGGGTTGGAGAAGAAGAAAACCTTTATGGGACTCACATTGGATGTACAACGAGATGTGGTGCTCTTTTTGGTGGAGGAGCATAAGAGTCGTGTGATACTCGAAACCATTAATCGTGTCGGCGAGTTTGACACTAATCCCGGACAGGGGATTGCGATACAGATAGATGTTGAAGACGCTGTGGGCGTTGCCCATCAAGTGAGAGAGATAAGCAAAGATATTGAGGACCAGATATGA
- a CDS encoding DUF1538 domain-containing protein yields the protein MEMLKGLLDTLLLTARDVIPIAVILFGFQLGVLKRPIANWHKVVLGFFYVIVGLTLFLVGLELALFPIGETMAEQLTSVEFIHPNLGPDEAIIWQDYLWVYIFAAAIGFSTTIAEPSLIAVAIKANEVSAGAIGVQGLRISVAIGVSFGIALGCFRIVVGDPIHYYIMAGYIIVVIQTFYAPKMIIPLAYDSGGVTTSTVTVPLVAALGLGLATNVEGRNPLIDGFGLIAFASLFPMISVMGYAQIVELLDKRRSVKEQNNTP from the coding sequence ATGGAGATGCTTAAAGGCTTACTGGACACCTTGCTATTGACCGCCAGAGATGTGATCCCAATTGCGGTAATTTTGTTTGGCTTTCAGCTTGGTGTATTAAAACGTCCTATTGCAAACTGGCATAAAGTCGTGCTGGGTTTTTTCTATGTAATTGTCGGCTTAACCCTATTTCTAGTGGGGCTTGAATTGGCACTTTTTCCCATTGGCGAAACCATGGCTGAGCAGTTAACTAGCGTCGAGTTCATCCACCCCAACTTAGGACCGGATGAAGCGATAATTTGGCAGGATTATCTGTGGGTATATATATTTGCGGCTGCAATAGGCTTTAGTACTACGATAGCTGAACCGTCATTAATCGCTGTGGCAATAAAGGCCAATGAGGTCTCAGCGGGGGCTATTGGGGTTCAAGGGCTGCGGATCTCTGTCGCGATAGGGGTCTCCTTTGGCATAGCTTTGGGCTGTTTTAGGATTGTGGTTGGAGACCCTATTCACTACTACATTATGGCGGGCTATATCATAGTGGTTATCCAGACCTTTTATGCCCCCAAAATGATCATTCCACTGGCCTATGATTCAGGTGGCGTGACGACATCAACAGTTACAGTGCCTCTCGTTGCTGCGCTGGGTTTAGGTTTAGCAACAAACGTAGAGGGGCGTAATCCGTTAATCGATGGGTTTGGTTTGATTGCATTTGCGAGCCTCTTTCCTATGATAAGTGTGATGGGCTATGCACAAATTGTTGAACTCTTAGATAAAAGACGCTCAGTGAAGGAGCAAAACAATACGCCTTAG
- a CDS encoding DUF1538 domain-containing protein, which produces MAAIFKLLQSLLSSFKDLVPIILVVSFFEIFILQQAPTDLFSIMIGLVFIVFGLTFFVFGLEMGLFPIGESLAQALARKGSVFWLVLFSFSLGFGTTLAEPALTAVANEAAQVAAEAGAINEDKASMDSYAMGLRLTVAISVGLAILLGVVRILKGWPIHYLIIGGYVTVMVLTGFAPESIIGVAYDSGGVTTSTITVPLVTALGVGLASVIKGRNPMLDGFGLIAFASLTPMIFVLIYGMVVF; this is translated from the coding sequence ATGGCCGCTATTTTCAAACTGCTGCAATCTTTGCTGTCAAGTTTTAAGGATCTTGTTCCCATCATTTTGGTGGTGAGCTTCTTTGAAATTTTTATTCTGCAACAAGCCCCCACTGATCTGTTCTCTATCATGATAGGCCTTGTGTTTATTGTCTTTGGGTTGACCTTTTTTGTTTTTGGACTGGAGATGGGGCTGTTTCCCATTGGTGAGTCCTTGGCGCAAGCTCTTGCCCGTAAGGGGAGCGTTTTCTGGTTAGTCCTGTTCTCATTTTCCTTGGGGTTTGGCACAACACTGGCTGAACCTGCCTTGACAGCTGTTGCAAATGAAGCGGCACAAGTGGCGGCAGAGGCGGGGGCAATTAATGAAGATAAAGCGTCGATGGACAGTTATGCGATGGGGTTGAGGCTTACAGTCGCTATCTCAGTTGGCTTAGCTATTTTGCTTGGTGTGGTGCGTATCTTAAAAGGTTGGCCAATTCATTACCTGATTATAGGCGGTTACGTTACCGTCATGGTACTGACTGGCTTTGCACCTGAAAGTATTATTGGAGTCGCCTATGACTCTGGAGGGGTGACCACCTCAACCATTACCGTGCCTTTAGTGACTGCTCTAGGGGTGGGGCTCGCCAGTGTGATTAAGGGGAGGAACCCGATGTTAGATGGGTTTGGCTTGATCGCATTTGCGAGTTTGACGCCAATGATCTTTGTACTTATCTACGGCATGGTGGTGTTTTGA